In Gemmata obscuriglobus, a single genomic region encodes these proteins:
- a CDS encoding protein kinase domain-containing protein, translating to MNPPRNRNDERHRVREAPMSPQVDEFPTDLELPAIGLGHGTMESTMPPAQALLARLLSAHVLLPEAWEDVPPEHRDVLSRITSSDMLLSKLLALQLLTRYQVDTIRKGGAEDLILGNYRLLDVLGQGGMGTVYRAEHVLLRRQVALKVMARSTDMSSRLVTRFYGEARAVARLQHPHIVTCFDAGRHTRTGAGGQTRDYFVMELIPGQDLFNLVRDGGPLPPLRACDIFRQVSDALAEAHRHGLVHRDIKPSNVLVTSDGQAKVLDFGLARLPTQQMTEPGVVLGTIGYMAPEQARDPHSVDHRADLFSLGATLYWALTGRDPYPESGNPIQDLHRRFTTVPLPVRRVRPEVPAEVSDLVARLMEPDPEMRFPSARTVSAALTGFTLWLPNASTAGSVASHRDPETHRGRVLLVEDDPSVRVLMCALLQDQYDVREAEDGETALTEIMRDPPDLAVVDVGLPGLSGPELVEKVRAAGLESDRMKVLITSGELPAEALGGLSVASADDFISKPFAPVEFLSRVRALLMRRSSRSGDSEVLVAPPVTHCTRPVAAETLSLTVSRLLAETQLAADNQWQRMSRYVRTLCRALPDTGAYRQLKNDQFAELLAAVAPMYDIGLLGVPRHTLLKPGRLDASERSVVQTHCSIGAEVLVGVAQVYGGEVQGLDVAAEVARSHHERWDGAGYPDGLQGEEIPLAARVVSLAAVYEALRNRRPHRPPLNHAQTVKLIATQSEGEFDPAVVAAFVSVAPKFDQIHQGK from the coding sequence ATGAACCCACCCCGGAACCGTAACGACGAGCGCCACCGCGTTCGGGAGGCCCCGATGTCGCCCCAGGTGGACGAGTTCCCCACGGACCTGGAACTGCCCGCCATCGGGCTCGGCCACGGGACGATGGAAAGCACGATGCCGCCGGCCCAGGCGCTGCTCGCCCGGCTGCTGTCGGCCCACGTGCTGCTCCCGGAGGCGTGGGAGGACGTGCCGCCCGAGCACCGCGACGTGCTCAGCCGGATCACCTCCTCCGACATGCTGCTGAGCAAGCTGCTCGCGCTGCAGCTGCTCACCCGCTACCAGGTGGACACGATCCGCAAGGGCGGGGCCGAGGACCTGATCCTGGGGAACTACCGGCTCCTGGACGTGCTCGGGCAGGGCGGGATGGGCACCGTGTACCGGGCCGAGCACGTGCTGCTGCGGCGCCAGGTGGCCCTCAAGGTGATGGCCCGCTCCACGGACATGAGCTCGCGGCTGGTGACCCGGTTCTACGGCGAGGCCCGGGCGGTGGCCCGGCTCCAGCACCCGCACATCGTGACGTGCTTCGACGCGGGCCGCCACACCCGGACCGGCGCCGGCGGCCAGACCCGCGACTACTTCGTGATGGAGCTGATCCCGGGGCAGGACCTGTTCAACCTGGTCCGCGACGGCGGGCCGCTCCCGCCGCTGCGGGCGTGCGACATCTTCCGGCAGGTGTCCGACGCGCTGGCCGAGGCGCACCGGCACGGGCTGGTGCACCGCGACATCAAGCCGTCCAACGTGCTGGTCACGTCTGACGGGCAGGCGAAGGTGCTCGACTTCGGGCTCGCGCGGCTCCCGACGCAGCAGATGACCGAGCCGGGCGTGGTGCTCGGCACGATCGGGTACATGGCGCCCGAGCAGGCCCGCGACCCGCACTCGGTGGACCACCGCGCGGACCTGTTCTCCCTCGGGGCCACGCTGTACTGGGCGCTCACCGGCCGCGACCCGTACCCGGAGTCCGGCAACCCGATCCAGGACCTGCACCGCCGGTTCACCACGGTCCCGCTGCCGGTGCGCCGGGTGCGGCCGGAGGTGCCCGCGGAGGTGTCCGACCTGGTGGCGCGGCTCATGGAGCCGGACCCCGAGATGCGGTTCCCGTCGGCCCGGACGGTGTCGGCGGCGCTGACCGGGTTCACGCTGTGGCTCCCGAACGCGTCCACCGCCGGCTCGGTGGCGTCGCACCGCGACCCGGAAACGCACCGCGGGCGGGTGCTCCTGGTCGAGGACGACCCGAGCGTGCGGGTGCTGATGTGCGCCCTGCTCCAGGACCAGTACGACGTGCGCGAGGCCGAGGACGGCGAGACCGCGCTGACGGAGATCATGCGGGACCCGCCGGACCTGGCGGTGGTGGACGTCGGGCTGCCCGGCCTGAGCGGCCCCGAGCTGGTGGAGAAGGTCCGCGCGGCGGGGCTGGAGTCCGACCGCATGAAGGTGCTCATCACCTCCGGCGAGCTGCCGGCCGAGGCGCTGGGCGGGCTGTCGGTGGCGTCGGCGGACGACTTCATCAGCAAGCCGTTCGCGCCGGTCGAGTTCCTGTCGCGGGTGCGGGCGCTGCTCATGCGCCGGTCCTCGCGGTCGGGTGACTCGGAGGTGCTCGTCGCCCCGCCGGTCACGCACTGCACCCGCCCGGTGGCGGCGGAGACGCTGTCGCTGACGGTGTCGCGGCTGCTGGCGGAGACGCAACTGGCCGCCGACAACCAGTGGCAGCGGATGTCCCGGTACGTCCGCACCCTGTGCCGGGCGCTGCCCGACACCGGGGCGTACCGGCAGCTCAAGAACGACCAGTTCGCCGAGCTGCTGGCGGCGGTCGCGCCGATGTACGACATCGGGCTGCTCGGGGTGCCGCGGCACACGCTGCTGAAGCCCGGGCGTCTGGACGCCTCCGAGCGGTCCGTCGTCCAGACGCACTGCTCGATCGGGGCCGAGGTGCTGGTGGGCGTGGCGCAGGTGTACGGCGGCGAGGTGCAGGGCCTGGACGTGGCGGCGGAGGTGGCGCGGAGCCACCACGAGCGCTGGGACGGGGCCGGGTACCCGGACGGGCTGCAGGGCGAGGAGATCCCGCTGGCGGCCCGGGTGGTGTCGCTGGCGGCCGTGTACGAGGCGCTGCGGAACCGGCGCCCGCACCGCCCCCCGCTGAACCACGCGCAAACGGTCAAGCTGATCGCCACCCAGTCCGAGGGCGAGTTCGACCCGGCCGTGGTGGCCGCGTTCGTCAGCGTGGCGCCCAAGTTCGACCAGATCCACCAGGGGAAGTGA
- a CDS encoding MBL fold metallo-hydrolase, whose protein sequence is MTARFTVLASGSGGNASLLEFDGFGLLIDCGLQPRHLTARFRSVGTSWERVSAVVLTHTHTDHWKDATLAELRARRIPMYAHPQHYAYMERASSFASFRAAGLAREYGDGRPLELAPGLRCLPVRVSHDSAPTYAFRIDGYDGERPEPAWAVGYASDLGCGSPELVAAFTGVDVLALEYNHDELMERASPRPKFLVDRVLSDLGHLSNKQAAELTATIAGRSGEGFPGHLVQLHLSKDCNTPELAAVAGREALVALNPATEVVTARQDYAIVPITLARRPNAANRASARVNRPAPKRRTVQPSLPGFDDW, encoded by the coding sequence ATGACGGCACGGTTCACGGTGCTCGCGAGCGGCAGCGGCGGGAACGCCAGCCTGCTCGAGTTCGACGGCTTCGGCCTGCTCATCGACTGCGGGCTGCAGCCGCGGCACCTCACCGCGCGGTTCCGGTCGGTCGGCACCTCGTGGGAGCGGGTGTCCGCGGTCGTCCTCACGCACACCCACACCGACCACTGGAAGGACGCGACCCTCGCCGAGCTGCGCGCCCGCCGCATCCCGATGTACGCGCACCCGCAGCACTACGCGTACATGGAGCGGGCCAGTTCGTTCGCCTCGTTCCGCGCCGCGGGACTCGCGCGCGAGTACGGCGACGGCCGCCCGCTCGAACTCGCGCCGGGGCTCCGCTGCCTGCCGGTCCGCGTGTCGCACGACTCGGCCCCGACCTACGCGTTCCGCATCGACGGGTACGACGGCGAACGGCCGGAGCCCGCCTGGGCGGTCGGGTACGCCTCGGACCTGGGGTGCGGCTCGCCGGAACTGGTGGCCGCGTTCACCGGGGTGGACGTGCTGGCGCTGGAGTACAACCACGACGAGCTGATGGAGCGCGCCAGCCCGCGGCCGAAGTTCCTCGTGGACCGCGTGCTGAGCGACCTGGGGCACCTCTCGAACAAGCAGGCGGCGGAGCTGACCGCGACCATCGCGGGGCGCTCCGGCGAGGGGTTCCCGGGGCACCTGGTGCAGTTGCACTTGAGCAAGGACTGCAACACGCCCGAGCTGGCGGCGGTGGCGGGGCGGGAGGCGCTGGTGGCGCTGAACCCGGCGACCGAGGTCGTCACCGCGCGCCAGGACTACGCGATCGTCCCAATCACGCTCGCCCGGCGGCCGAACGCGGCCAACCGGGCGAGCGCGCGCGTGAACCGCCCCGCCCCGAAGCGCCGCACGGTGCAGCCGTCGCTCCCCGGGTTCGACGACTGGTAG
- a CDS encoding spinster family MFS transporter, giving the protein MHAGTDSAGPKEPVPGARSALALLLIINLFNYIDRQVLSAVLPLLLLDGTIIDPNDPDPNFKLGLLTSAFLITYMVFSPLFGWLDGRGARRWVILGIGVVFWSLASGASGLATGYAMLLATRCLVGIGEAAYAPVASAMLSDAYPANQRGKVLAIFNLAVPVGSALGFGIGGVIALLTGDWRPAFWFTLSGLLLGAWCFTKRELPRPPVQPPTDRPSYWAVLGGLKRVRSFVLCCAGMTAITFVTGGVGVWVPAYFFQREARFEVTPAALAKLEGDLPAADVNKLRPLADGTERAYPEMRKAVAAALGEGEKRRAEKVFLATVTPTSPNPAGLPIIFGGILVIGGLTATAAGAWLGERLRTRGTRGAYFLVCGGGAALALPFFLAMLFAPLPLAWVFTFLTIFCLFLYTGPGNVILANVVRSDVRGTAFAINVLVIHALGDVISPPLIGTVGDRYGLQTAFVLTSVMIAVGAVLWLWGVKFLDADTAQVED; this is encoded by the coding sequence ATGCACGCCGGAACGGATTCTGCTGGCCCCAAGGAACCGGTGCCGGGCGCGCGATCGGCCCTCGCGCTGCTGCTGATCATCAACCTGTTCAACTACATCGACCGGCAGGTGCTGTCCGCGGTGCTCCCGCTGCTCCTGCTCGACGGCACCATCATCGACCCGAACGACCCGGACCCGAACTTCAAGCTCGGGCTGCTGACCAGTGCGTTTCTGATCACGTACATGGTGTTCTCGCCGCTGTTCGGTTGGCTGGACGGACGGGGGGCGCGGCGGTGGGTAATCCTGGGCATCGGTGTCGTTTTCTGGAGCCTCGCGAGCGGTGCGAGCGGGCTGGCGACCGGATACGCTATGCTGCTGGCGACGCGGTGCCTGGTGGGCATCGGCGAGGCGGCGTATGCCCCGGTCGCGTCGGCAATGTTGTCGGACGCGTACCCGGCCAACCAGCGCGGTAAAGTGCTGGCGATCTTCAACCTCGCGGTCCCGGTCGGCAGCGCGCTGGGGTTCGGAATCGGGGGCGTGATCGCTTTACTCACTGGCGACTGGCGGCCGGCGTTCTGGTTCACGCTCTCGGGGCTACTGCTCGGCGCGTGGTGCTTTACCAAACGGGAGCTGCCGCGACCGCCGGTGCAGCCGCCGACCGATCGGCCATCGTACTGGGCGGTTCTCGGCGGGCTCAAGCGGGTCCGCTCGTTCGTCCTGTGCTGCGCGGGGATGACCGCGATCACGTTCGTCACCGGCGGGGTCGGGGTGTGGGTGCCGGCGTACTTCTTTCAGCGCGAAGCGCGGTTTGAAGTCACCCCGGCGGCGCTGGCGAAGTTGGAAGGCGATTTACCCGCGGCCGACGTGAACAAGCTGCGCCCCCTGGCCGATGGCACCGAGCGGGCTTACCCGGAGATGCGCAAAGCGGTGGCCGCAGCCCTCGGCGAAGGAGAGAAGCGGCGCGCGGAGAAGGTGTTCCTGGCAACCGTCACCCCGACCTCACCGAACCCGGCCGGGTTGCCTATCATTTTCGGAGGCATTCTGGTGATCGGCGGTTTGACCGCGACGGCCGCCGGGGCTTGGCTCGGAGAGCGGCTCCGCACCCGGGGCACACGAGGGGCTTACTTTCTGGTGTGTGGCGGCGGTGCGGCGCTGGCTCTTCCGTTCTTCCTCGCCATGCTCTTCGCTCCTTTACCACTCGCCTGGGTGTTCACCTTCCTGACCATCTTTTGCCTGTTCCTCTACACCGGCCCGGGGAACGTGATCCTGGCGAACGTAGTACGATCTGATGTGCGGGGCACCGCGTTCGCAATCAACGTGCTGGTCATCCACGCGCTGGGAGACGTTATCTCTCCGCCGCTGATCGGTACGGTCGGCGATCGCTATGGCCTTCAGACCGCGTTCGTACTCACGTCGGTGATGATCGCGGTCGGCGCGGTGCTGTGGCTGTGGGGCGTGAAGTTCCTCGACGCCGACACCGCTCAAGTTGAGGATTGA
- a CDS encoding DUF1559 domain-containing protein, which produces MSVSSHLRRRRGFTLIELLVVIAIIAILIGLLLPAVQKVREAAARMKCQNNFKQIGLACHTYHDTYSTLPPATAASGNKWGWGSFILPYVEQGALYSTLGSPTPATTTDMPTPSAQPLMQTKLSVYLCPSDPNDNNPNTFYPIGGAGYGKSNYVAMAGVMDGAGSGRDKTKIQGIQDGSSNTFMIGERDSKLLMGSIWAGRTTHTGGVNVAIAVWKPNTPWAGGYNTKPTTCCGNETTNNWPGEVSGRDPCLRLGISSGHTGGANFGFCDGSVRFVRDSIETSPTAKGQPALDPASTGATGCLPGKTNFLYQKLMFADDGFPIGDF; this is translated from the coding sequence ATGTCCGTTTCGTCCCACCTCCGGCGGCGCCGGGGGTTCACACTCATTGAATTGCTGGTGGTGATCGCGATCATCGCGATCCTGATCGGGCTGCTGCTGCCCGCGGTGCAAAAGGTGCGTGAGGCCGCCGCACGCATGAAGTGCCAGAACAACTTCAAGCAGATCGGTCTGGCCTGCCACACCTACCACGACACGTACTCCACGCTCCCGCCCGCCACCGCCGCCTCCGGCAACAAGTGGGGCTGGGGCTCCTTCATCCTGCCCTACGTCGAGCAGGGCGCCCTGTACTCGACGCTCGGCTCGCCCACCCCGGCGACGACCACGGACATGCCGACCCCGTCCGCTCAGCCGCTGATGCAGACGAAGCTGAGCGTGTACCTGTGCCCGTCGGACCCGAACGACAACAACCCGAACACGTTCTACCCGATCGGCGGGGCCGGGTACGGGAAGAGCAACTACGTGGCGATGGCCGGGGTGATGGACGGCGCCGGCAGCGGGCGCGACAAGACCAAGATCCAGGGCATCCAGGACGGGTCGAGCAACACGTTCATGATCGGCGAGCGGGACAGCAAGCTGCTGATGGGCTCCATCTGGGCGGGCCGGACCACGCACACCGGCGGGGTGAACGTCGCCATCGCCGTCTGGAAGCCGAACACCCCGTGGGCCGGCGGGTACAACACGAAGCCGACCACGTGCTGCGGCAACGAGACCACCAACAACTGGCCGGGCGAAGTGTCGGGCCGCGACCCGTGCCTCCGCCTGGGCATCTCCAGCGGGCACACCGGCGGGGCCAACTTCGGGTTCTGCGACGGCTCGGTCCGCTTCGTGCGCGACTCGATTGAGACCTCGCCCACCGCAAAGGGGCAGCCGGCACTGGACCCGGCGTCCACCGGCGCCACCGGGTGCCTGCCGGGCAAGACCAACTTCCTGTACCAGAAGCTCATGTTCGCGGACGACGGTTTCCCGATCGGCGACTTCTAA
- a CDS encoding sodium:calcium antiporter, translating to MAEHGILFAVGLVLLAVGSGALVAGAARLDRATGRGAFAVGLVAIGLGPCVSGFALALALVIRPAAALEARRLDAAALATVIGGNIASSLLVLGVAALVRPVTVSARLFGTAIPLLFTMALLFWFLAADKAISRPDAAILLMAAVVALVLLARAARRELPDVRAALAGWVPERMPVWVAGLLSLTGLAAVASGAWLASGAFLHAAVGLRLSTPVTGMTLAAFGTALPALVAAVLAVRRGRPDVALGLAVGPPLFNVSLVVGAVALVRPLVLTEHAILYEVPAMVLSAALVSPALLNGRVPRWEGVLLFAAHIGFVTWQVLRLR from the coding sequence ATGGCGGAACACGGGATCTTGTTCGCGGTCGGGCTGGTGCTGCTCGCGGTCGGGAGCGGGGCGCTGGTGGCCGGGGCGGCGCGCCTGGACCGCGCGACCGGGCGCGGAGCGTTTGCGGTCGGGTTGGTCGCGATCGGGCTCGGGCCGTGCGTTTCGGGGTTCGCTCTCGCACTGGCCCTCGTGATCCGGCCGGCCGCGGCACTGGAGGCCCGCCGGCTGGACGCTGCCGCTCTCGCAACCGTAATTGGTGGGAACATCGCCAGTTCGCTGCTCGTGCTCGGCGTGGCGGCGCTCGTGCGTCCCGTAACGGTATCGGCGCGGCTGTTCGGTACTGCGATTCCGCTTCTGTTCACGATGGCCCTGTTGTTCTGGTTCCTCGCGGCTGACAAAGCGATCTCGCGCCCGGATGCCGCTATCCTCCTGATGGCAGCCGTCGTCGCGCTGGTGCTGCTCGCCCGCGCCGCACGGAGAGAGCTGCCGGATGTGCGGGCCGCGCTCGCCGGGTGGGTGCCGGAACGAATGCCGGTGTGGGTTGCAGGGCTGCTTTCGCTGACGGGACTGGCTGCGGTCGCGAGCGGGGCGTGGCTCGCTTCCGGGGCGTTCCTCCACGCGGCGGTCGGATTGAGGCTCAGTACGCCGGTCACCGGAATGACGCTCGCGGCGTTCGGCACCGCCTTACCGGCGCTGGTGGCGGCGGTGCTTGCCGTTCGACGCGGGCGCCCGGATGTTGCGCTGGGGTTAGCGGTCGGTCCGCCTCTGTTCAATGTGTCGCTGGTGGTCGGTGCGGTTGCGCTGGTGCGCCCGCTCGTGCTGACCGAACACGCCATCCTCTACGAAGTGCCCGCGATGGTGCTGAGCGCCGCCCTCGTGTCGCCCGCGCTGCTCAACGGGCGCGTGCCGCGGTGGGAGGGGGTGTTACTGTTTGCGGCTCATATCGGGTTCGTGACCTGGCAGGTGCTTCGGTTGCGTTAG
- a CDS encoding DUF4139 domain-containing protein yields MSKAKWLLWAAPVAGAVGLGVCVDQWLSAAGEAKQDLKPAVSLPISRVVLFNSGVGYFSRSGEVEGDARVDLTFPEGDVNDLLKSMVLEDFSPTGRVSAVSYDSREPIARTLSSFAINLTGSPTFAGILGQLRGERVEVAVSATAANQPGKLSGTIVGIEKQRVPAGTQVLDAEVLNLWCAEGMRAVRLGDVQTLRFSNPVIESEFRRALDVLALSHDSQKKSVSLHFAGDGRRRVQVGYVTEAPIWKTSYRLLLDAGNKEKPYLQGWAMVENPTDEDWAGVKMALVSGRPISFKMDLYNPLYVNRPTVEPELFASLRPVTYSGSLKESEWLARNPRGWSEGGPAGPGQPAGAGGGRGGFAGGAANRPAAPSAKGGMPAPKFDAPEADAFRRSVSANDEQNRFAKNSAAELVQQMGRGTVGNAATSGALGDFFQYTIDHPVTLPRQKSALLPIVGKEVEGARVSIYNPAVQAKHPLLGLRFKNTSGAHLNQGPVTVFEGSVYAGDTRVLDVQPNEERLVSYAIDLGTEVDPTAGAGRQQITRVKAVKGIVHTVTQVTEEKTYRIANRSATDRTVLIEHPNRTAQQVKLVDTPKPVDDTPEVLRFQAAVAAGQTTTFTVKEQRDVATTIALSNGAEDQIRYFLSLNEATPALKKKLAEALQIKDGWDGAVRELRQVQEELRRLTADQDRIRKNLRETPREAEVYATYLKKLSDQEKEIDALTAKEKQHTAAEFAARKKYEDYLANISD; encoded by the coding sequence ATGTCGAAGGCGAAATGGCTGCTGTGGGCGGCGCCGGTGGCGGGCGCGGTGGGCCTGGGCGTGTGCGTGGACCAGTGGCTCAGCGCCGCCGGGGAGGCCAAGCAGGACCTGAAGCCGGCGGTGTCGCTGCCGATCAGCCGGGTGGTGCTGTTCAACAGCGGGGTCGGGTACTTCTCGCGGTCCGGCGAGGTGGAGGGGGACGCGCGGGTGGACCTGACGTTCCCGGAGGGGGACGTGAACGACCTGCTCAAGAGCATGGTGCTGGAGGACTTCAGCCCCACCGGGCGGGTGAGCGCGGTGAGCTACGACAGCCGGGAGCCGATCGCCCGCACCCTCAGCTCGTTCGCCATCAACCTGACCGGGAGCCCGACGTTCGCGGGCATCCTGGGGCAGTTGCGCGGGGAGCGGGTGGAGGTGGCGGTGAGCGCCACCGCGGCGAACCAGCCGGGCAAGCTGTCCGGCACCATCGTGGGGATCGAGAAGCAGCGGGTGCCGGCGGGCACCCAGGTGCTCGACGCCGAGGTGCTGAACCTGTGGTGCGCGGAGGGCATGCGGGCGGTGAGGCTGGGGGACGTGCAGACGCTGCGGTTCAGCAACCCGGTGATCGAGTCCGAGTTCCGCCGGGCGCTGGACGTGCTGGCGCTGTCGCACGACAGCCAGAAGAAGTCGGTGAGCCTGCACTTCGCGGGGGACGGGCGGCGGCGGGTGCAGGTGGGGTACGTGACCGAGGCCCCGATCTGGAAGACCAGCTACCGGCTGTTGCTGGACGCGGGCAACAAGGAGAAGCCGTACCTGCAGGGCTGGGCCATGGTGGAGAACCCGACCGACGAGGACTGGGCCGGGGTCAAGATGGCGCTCGTGTCGGGGCGCCCCATCAGCTTCAAGATGGACCTGTACAACCCGCTGTACGTCAACCGCCCCACCGTCGAGCCCGAACTGTTCGCCTCGCTCCGCCCCGTTACGTACTCCGGAAGCCTCAAGGAATCCGAGTGGCTCGCCCGGAACCCGCGTGGGTGGAGCGAGGGAGGACCGGCCGGACCGGGGCAGCCAGCCGGCGCGGGCGGCGGGCGCGGGGGATTTGCGGGCGGCGCAGCCAACCGCCCGGCCGCGCCAAGCGCCAAGGGTGGGATGCCGGCACCGAAATTCGACGCCCCCGAGGCCGACGCGTTCCGGCGCTCCGTGAGTGCGAATGACGAACAAAACCGGTTCGCGAAGAACTCCGCCGCGGAACTGGTCCAGCAAATGGGCCGGGGCACGGTGGGGAACGCGGCCACGTCGGGCGCGCTGGGGGACTTCTTCCAGTACACGATCGACCACCCGGTAACGCTCCCGCGGCAGAAGAGCGCGCTGCTGCCGATCGTGGGCAAGGAGGTGGAGGGCGCGCGGGTGAGCATCTACAACCCGGCGGTGCAGGCCAAGCACCCGCTCCTGGGGCTGCGGTTCAAGAACACGTCGGGGGCGCACCTGAACCAGGGGCCGGTGACGGTATTCGAGGGGAGCGTGTACGCGGGCGACACCCGGGTGCTGGACGTGCAGCCGAACGAGGAGCGGCTGGTGAGCTACGCCATCGACCTGGGCACCGAGGTGGACCCCACGGCCGGGGCCGGCCGGCAGCAGATCACCCGCGTCAAGGCGGTCAAGGGGATCGTCCACACGGTCACCCAGGTGACCGAGGAGAAGACGTACCGGATCGCCAACCGCAGCGCCACCGACCGCACCGTGCTGATCGAGCACCCGAACCGCACCGCCCAGCAGGTGAAGCTGGTGGACACCCCCAAGCCGGTCGACGACACCCCCGAGGTGCTCCGGTTTCAGGCCGCCGTGGCCGCCGGGCAGACGACCACGTTCACCGTCAAGGAGCAGCGCGACGTTGCCACCACCATCGCGCTGAGCAACGGGGCCGAGGACCAGATCCGGTACTTCCTGAGCCTCAACGAGGCCACGCCGGCGCTCAAGAAGAAGCTGGCCGAGGCGCTGCAGATCAAGGACGGGTGGGACGGGGCGGTGCGGGAGCTGCGGCAGGTGCAGGAGGAGCTGCGGCGGCTCACCGCGGACCAGGACCGGATTCGCAAGAACCTGCGCGAGACCCCGCGGGAGGCCGAGGTGTACGCCACGTATCTAAAGAAGCTGTCCGACCAGGAGAAGGAGATCGACGCGCTGACCGCCAAGGAGAAGCAGCACACCGCCGCCGAGTTCGCCGCCCGCAAGAAGTACGAGGACTACCTCGCCAACATCTCCGACTGA
- a CDS encoding alkaline phosphatase D family protein: MLDLSRIPTALRSEGGLSRRLFLAYGAALAALPSLATRTHAADKKVTFSADPFALGVASGDPNADSVVLWTKLAPEPLAPDGGMKPDAVSVTWEVAEDEAMKKVVASGAVVAAPQLGHSVHVEAKGLKPDRWYWFRFTAGDARSPVGRTRTLPASDAAPDKLKFAFASCQHYEQGLYTAYEQMAKDDLDLVFHLGDYIYEYPNRETAKVVRKHTGPKDGKIKTLGDYRERHALYRSDRLLSGMHARCPWFVTWDDHEFDNNYANDIQERQPKGKAKADPADFLVQRAAAYQAYYEFMPLRPRALPKGPDMQLYRKASFGRLAEFFVLDTRQYRTPQPNEDGLKPLNEAALDPKNTLLGKAQRGWLDAGLLASGATWNVLAQQVMMALVEITTAKTAGYSMDQWPGAAHERMALMKFIADRKVPNPVVLTGDIHSNWVNDLRVDDRRHDAPVVATEFVGTSISSGGNGPKEVAGLDKLQAANPCVKFHNRDRGYVRCTVTPTAWTSDYVAVEDVTKSGGRVTTRASFVVEAGTPGAKKA; the protein is encoded by the coding sequence ATGCTCGACCTGTCCCGCATCCCCACCGCGCTCCGCTCCGAAGGCGGCTTGTCCCGGCGCCTGTTCCTGGCATACGGTGCTGCGCTGGCGGCCCTTCCGTCGCTCGCGACTCGCACGCACGCCGCGGACAAGAAGGTGACGTTTTCCGCCGACCCGTTCGCGCTGGGGGTGGCGTCCGGCGACCCGAACGCCGACAGCGTGGTGCTGTGGACGAAGCTCGCTCCTGAACCGCTCGCACCGGACGGCGGGATGAAACCCGACGCCGTGAGCGTGACCTGGGAAGTGGCCGAAGACGAAGCGATGAAGAAGGTGGTGGCGAGTGGCGCGGTCGTCGCTGCCCCGCAGCTCGGCCACTCGGTTCACGTGGAGGCGAAAGGGCTCAAACCGGACCGCTGGTACTGGTTCCGGTTCACGGCCGGGGACGCGCGGAGCCCGGTGGGCCGCACCCGCACGCTTCCCGCCTCCGACGCCGCGCCCGACAAACTCAAGTTCGCGTTCGCCTCGTGCCAGCACTACGAGCAGGGGCTGTACACGGCCTACGAGCAGATGGCGAAGGACGACCTCGACCTGGTCTTCCACCTGGGCGACTACATCTACGAGTACCCGAACCGCGAAACCGCCAAGGTGGTGCGCAAGCACACGGGTCCGAAAGACGGGAAGATCAAGACGCTGGGCGACTACCGCGAGCGGCACGCGCTGTACCGGTCGGACCGGCTGCTCAGCGGGATGCACGCGCGGTGCCCGTGGTTCGTGACCTGGGACGATCACGAGTTCGACAACAACTACGCCAACGACATCCAGGAGCGCCAGCCGAAGGGCAAGGCAAAGGCGGACCCGGCCGACTTCCTGGTCCAGCGGGCCGCGGCGTACCAGGCGTACTACGAGTTCATGCCGCTGCGGCCCCGGGCGCTGCCGAAGGGGCCGGACATGCAGCTCTACCGCAAGGCGAGCTTCGGCCGGCTGGCCGAGTTCTTCGTCCTGGACACGCGGCAGTACCGCACCCCGCAGCCCAACGAGGACGGGCTCAAGCCGCTCAACGAGGCCGCGCTGGACCCGAAGAACACGCTGCTGGGCAAGGCGCAGCGCGGGTGGCTGGACGCCGGGCTGCTGGCGTCCGGCGCCACGTGGAACGTGCTGGCCCAGCAGGTGATGATGGCGCTGGTGGAGATCACCACCGCGAAGACGGCCGGGTACTCGATGGACCAGTGGCCCGGAGCCGCGCACGAGCGGATGGCGCTGATGAAGTTCATCGCCGACCGCAAGGTGCCCAACCCGGTGGTGCTGACCGGGGACATCCACTCGAACTGGGTGAACGACCTGCGCGTGGACGACCGCAGGCACGACGCCCCGGTGGTCGCCACCGAGTTCGTGGGAACGAGCATCTCCAGCGGCGGGAACGGGCCGAAGGAGGTCGCGGGGCTGGACAAGTTGCAGGCCGCGAACCCCTGCGTGAAGTTCCACAACCGCGACCGCGGGTACGTCCGCTGCACGGTGACGCCGACCGCCTGGACCAGCGACTACGTCGCGGTCGAGGACGTGACCAAGTCGGGCGGCCGGGTGACCACTCGCGCCTCGTTCGTGGTCGAGGCCGGTACTCCCGGCGCGAAGAAAGCCTGA
- a CDS encoding GIY-YIG nuclease family protein encodes MPPRARSQSPKAKNPKWVVYILRCADGTLYTGITTDLNRRLAQHNAGTASKYTRSRRPVTVAYRQAVKTHGDALRRELAIKKLTRTLKDTLVANYERRRARRSSA; translated from the coding sequence ATGCCCCCGCGGGCGCGTTCGCAATCACCGAAGGCGAAGAACCCGAAGTGGGTGGTGTACATCCTGCGGTGCGCCGACGGCACGCTGTACACCGGCATCACCACCGACCTGAACCGCCGCCTCGCGCAGCACAACGCGGGCACGGCGTCAAAGTACACGCGGTCACGCCGGCCCGTGACCGTGGCCTACCGGCAAGCGGTGAAGACACACGGTGACGCCCTGCGCCGCGAACTCGCGATCAAGAAACTGACCCGGACGCTGAAGGACACCCTCGTCGCGAACTACGAGCGGCGAAGGGCACGCCGCTCGTCTGCTTGA